The window AGATAGCGGAACTGGCAGCGATAATAATATTGCAGAGAGCGATAAAGTAGGCAACTATGAAATTTATAAAGTAAAAGTTAAATCTATCAGGATAACCAGCGACCACAACTGGCTTGTTAGTGGAACGACAACTGCGCCTGATGGGGCTAAAGTAGTAGCAACTCCTTATAGCGAAAGCAACATGAACTATGCTATGGTTTCGTCGGAGGCGCCTTCCTTTGCAAGCTGGGAAAAAGTTAATAATAAAAAATTTTCTGTACTTGTAGATCCTGTTGGGTTGACTAATAAAATTAGCCCATCGGCTGGCTATAGAACAAAAACTTCTATTTTTGCGATTACCAGTTATCATAAACCATGGACGTCACCAACGATTTCAAAAAAAATCGTTAGGAAAGCAAATAAATTTGGGTACACGACTTTAACCGTTGATACAAAAATGGCTAATTATATTGCAGATTTAGGCTCCAATAAGAATTCGTCATCCGATAATTCGAGTTCAACAGCTTCGGAGTCTTCTAGTTCATCAAGCTCAAGCATTTTTTCAACTACTGCTAAAACAACTGATTTGACTACTGGAGATTGGACGGTTGGTACAGATGTTCAACCAGGCTGGTACACCATTACTTCCAATGGTGGAGAAGGGAATTTAACGTCGAATGACGATAATTTGAACGTTATTCTTGGACAAACTGTCGACGATGATGAAGGCACTGTTGATTCTTATCGTGCTGATTTAAAAACTGGTGAAACTATTGAAATTTCTGGTTTCACAGGAGCACATTTTGAGGCAATTACTAGTAGAACAGCTGTGGATAGTGGTAATTTAAGTGCTGGATATTATAAGGTTGGAAAGGATATTCAACCCGGACGATACAAAATTCAGGCTGTTGAAGGTTCTGGAAATTTAATGACGAACGATGGTGAAGTTAATGAAATTTTGGGAACGACTACCGATGCTGACTCTGGACAAGTAACTAATACAACGGTAAATTTAGTGAAAGGACAAGTTCTTCAAACAGAATTGGAATCAATTTCCATCACTAAACAACAATAAAAATAATGAAAACTCCCGATCTATTTTAGGAGTTTTTTATATAATTTTTTTGAAAATAGTGCCGTGCGGGCATTCATTTTTTCAATTTAATCACATATGCTGTGTAAGCATAAACAAAAGAAAGCATAAAGATTCTCGATAAATTTAAAACCGCCTCTTAAGTGAGACGGTTTTTACGACTCTATTCCTCTTAAATGCATATATTAAACAAAGTTTGTGGATTACGAAACATTATTTGAATTTATTGCTATTTACAATAAATATTTGGATTAATAAATCATTTCAAAATTAAACTTTTTATAAATAATCTCATACATTATAAAAATTTGGTTTTTAACAAAAACATTTTTATTTACGAAAACGCTTCCTTCTAATCTGTCTATTAAAAATATAAGTTGAAGTATGGTGATAAAGATAACGATATGAATGTTACAAAAAATATCGGGTTATTAAATATTTAAAGGAAGTTTTTTATCAAAGTGTTTTAGACCGTGGCAGATCAAACAGTATTTCGTTGGAAAAGCAAAAAATACGATATTCTTTATCCGAATTGCATTTAACGGTCTTTTTATTAAGAAAATAGTTGTTTATAGATATCCGAACAATAATTAATAGTTTTTGAAAAAAAGTTAATAATTAAGGAAAAATTGACTCATAAAAAGCTTAATTTTCGAATATTGTTCGCATATTTTTAAGACTTGATTAAGTCATCGAAACTGAAATTGTAAAGTCAAACAGTGAAATTACATTTATTCATACAAGAATTATTTATTAATAGATTAAGGAAGAAATGAAATGACTGTATTAACAAAACTGGCTGGACAATTAATTGATTTGCAAAACGAGGACGGTATTAGTAGGCAAACTTTAACTTGCCAAGAAGTAGATAAATTTAACCGGGAACATGGCTTAAAACAGTTGGCAAACGAAGTTAAAACTATGTGGGAAAAAATGTCCGACAAAAATAGGGAAAACAAAAATAATATGATCGTACCCGATTTTCTTCAAAGGAAGTCAAAAGCACTCGAGTTATTGGATCAAGGCTTAAGCTATAGGACTGTTTCTTACATATTAAAAATAAATTCTTCAAAAGTATTTAGATGGAATTTGGAACACAAACAAATAATATCGGAAGAAAAGGAAACATTGGATTAGCGCAAAAAATAATTAGATGAGGAATTTGTCTTGCATTATTTAAGCAGGCAAAAAAAGATGGAATTCTTAAGTTCCATGATTCCATCTTGAAAGATACACGTTATATTTAGTTCTTAATTATTCAATTCTTCTGAAACTGAGTTTTATATCTGAATAAAAATCAGTGAAGTTTTCATCCGTGATCTGAAAGAAACATAAACCGTTTGACAGGGTATTTTTGCAAACTTTTGTAGAACCAATAAATTTTTGTTGAATATCTGCTGGCGTTATTAAACGGAGTGATGTCTCATTATTTGGAATATGATAGTGAAAACTGATATTTGGTTCTATGAACACTTTTATCCAATCCTTTCATTTTATTCACCAATTCACATTGGTTGAACCAATTCTATTATTCAAATCTTAATAAATTCATACGTTGTGGGATTCGTTAACTAAAATTAAAGTTTCTAGTCATTTAAAAACGATCCAAACTTAGAAGGTTATCAATCGTTGTGTCGTTGGTTTTGGTTCTTATGTAACCTCCATTGGGATTATCCAGATCGACAGCTTCAACTTCGGATTCACGACCATAGTGGTCTGTATAGAAAAAGTGATTTCCTTGTCCAATTTCCATGAATAAATCCAAAACTTTGAGTACATCATTTTCTTTAAGCGACCAAACTTGCATTGGCCATTTTAGTTTAACCGCGATAATACTCTGTTCATCTTTAGAAAACTTAACTGCTATGATTCTATGTCTCATTCTTCTCTCTCTTTTTGCAAATTATAAAGCAAAGAACCACTTTTATAATCTGTCCTGTCAGCAAATTGAACATATATTATGGATTTGACTACCTTGCGGGAAACTACCAACACTGCCAGAAGTACGGTATTGTCTATTTCAAATGCGGCGATGTATTTAGGAGAGACCTTAGGTGGTCTAGCAGGCGGGATATTAATCACTAAAGTAGTTGGATTTTGGGGCATTAGTATTTTTACTGTGATTCTTGCGATTATTTCATTGATTATGTATTTTTTTGGTGGCCTTTTTAAAAGAGTTATGTCTGGAGGAAAAACAGATTGAATAGAAAAGATGTTTGGATCGAACCTAATGTTATTGTAAAAAAATCCGTATGTGGAAATCATAATTGGATTCGAAGTTTTTCAAACATAATAAACACTTCCATTATGAACGATGTATTCGTGGGATATTCCTGCAGTATTAGATATGCCAATATTCAAAGCTACGTACAAATCGCGGGAAAAGTAGTAATTATTGGGGAAGCGTTCAAGTAGTTGGCACGGATCGGAACTTTTTTAATAAAAATGGTGCCACCAGTGTGCAAACAAAGATAGCACTGATGACAGCTGAATAACGATCAACGGATAGAAGGCGACTTTGAAAGCCAATTTGAGCAATGATTAAAGCCATTTCACCTCTTGATACCATACCGAATCCAATCATTAAAGAAGATTGATTAGAAAAACCGAATAATTTAGCTCCGGCACCAGCACCAATGGTTTTACTTATGATTCCAACAATGGTTAAGATGATAAATAAAAGAAAATCATCAATAATTCCTTTAAAGGTGATATTTAATCCAATACTAATAAAGAAAACCGGAATAAATAATCCATAGCCAATCGGCTGAATACCTTTGTTGATCATCTTTTTATAATCAGTTTGTCCAACTGCAATTCCGGCAAAAAAGGAACCAATTACGGTGCTGAGGCCCATTAAATCAGCTATGTAACTTAAGCCAAAGCATAGCATTAAAGCCATAATAATTTCGGATACCGGAATTTCAAAAATAGCACTAAGATCCATTAGCTTAGGGATAATCCAACGAATACTGACTAACAAAATAATAAAAAATAGGATTTGCAAAGCCAGTGTCGATCCAATCTTGCTTGAAGTCATGCCGCTGGTAACCACGCTTAACAGAATAACCGAAAAAATATCGTCAGCAACTGCTGCACCAAGGATTGTGATGCCTTCTTGACTAGCCAGCTGATTCATTTCTTTTAAAACTTCGACTGTAATGGAAACCGAAGTGGCTGCAAAGATTACTCCTAGAAAAATACTTTCTTTGTTATTTAAATTAAATAACAGGCCGATAAAATAAAAGCTTGCTAACGGCAACAGCATTCCCATGGTTGCAACTAATATGCTTGGTTTAATAAAGCGCAAAAGGAGATGAAGGTCGCTTTCTAAACCGGCCATAAACATGAGAATTATAACGCCAATCTCTGAAAAAATTTTAATAAAATCATTGGCTTGAATTAAATTCAAAAAAGCCGGTCCTAGAATAACTCCTACCAAAAGTTGACCAATCACAACCGGGAAATTCAACTTTGCGCTTAAATGGCCAACCAGCGTTGTTGCTATAAGAATTAAACAAATCATTCCTAAAAAATTCACTTTTTTCTCCAATTCCTAATAATTAAAAAACTGTTACTTCAAAAATTCCTAACAACCCAAAATAGGAACTAATTCTTGAAAGCAACAGCTTCAACCAGTTAATATTTATTTATTAATTATATTTACTATAACATTTAGGATATTGTTATTTTTTTACTAGTTCGAACAGTTTTCCACACAATTGTTTTATACAAAATGAACGGACTATTTATCCAGATTTAATAACTAGTATCGGTCTCTGACCGTTTCGTGTTTTTTTGGTTCAATGACTTTTTTGTCTATACTAA of the Oenococcus sp. UCMA 16435 genome contains:
- a CDS encoding cation:proton antiporter, whose protein sequence is MNFLGMICLILIATTLVGHLSAKLNFPVVIGQLLVGVILGPAFLNLIQANDFIKIFSEIGVIILMFMAGLESDLHLLLRFIKPSILVATMGMLLPLASFYFIGLLFNLNNKESIFLGVIFAATSVSITVEVLKEMNQLASQEGITILGAAVADDIFSVILLSVVTSGMTSSKIGSTLALQILFFIILLVSIRWIIPKLMDLSAIFEIPVSEIIMALMLCFGLSYIADLMGLSTVIGSFFAGIAVGQTDYKKMINKGIQPIGYGLFIPVFFISIGLNITFKGIIDDFLLFIILTIVGIISKTIGAGAGAKLFGFSNQSSLMIGFGMVSRGEMALIIAQIGFQSRLLSVDRYSAVISAIFVCTLVAPFLLKKFRSVPTT
- a CDS encoding DUF3892 domain-containing protein; the protein is MRHRIIAVKFSKDEQSIIAVKLKWPMQVWSLKENDVLKVLDLFMEIGQGNHFFYTDHYGRESEVEAVDLDNPNGGYIRTKTNDTTIDNLLSLDRF